A DNA window from Setaria viridis chromosome 2, Setaria_viridis_v4.0, whole genome shotgun sequence contains the following coding sequences:
- the LOC117845102 gene encoding uncharacterized protein isoform X3: protein MGDGMASSAVEPKREQNFLVRVGMDAWTQPFAVSHKVRLVHILKNLHTLEVKIYSDASKEFIELLDGESGEEVLREYVQQSPQLGELVEAWRLHREKPGMAYILSLFATVLGHPDGRLKRHGSVKKSLDGVARMILEDKENMGDVYMELNSGEFRRQNAALDLLAAIVRRGGGLASEVAERFDFKMAILPQLAGTMKKKGSRDGGNRRKGAEFGSTRRSFVGFAMSFLEVGNPRLLRWILQQKEVYSGVLRGIGNDDAETVMYVLSTLRDNVLVEESLVPPGLRSVLFGSATLEQLSLISGNLDAGEAADIAHEVLVMVCTDPKNGLMPGANLRGNEKRLLDLMKKLKAAEVAHHKSLLLAIVSKRVSLCSAYMNEFPYNIEPRSSPSWFAAISLAADVIASAKCDSIVHTLSSNSHGLVSVDDEEVQVVLKCIVPNVCSRAVINRGLLHSDDLVKHGSLRLVFESVNLLCYIIEAINVMVSRGRANLEFIGSTKVTIKIDDFPVLSCSDAADASLVDEVHQGDETQIKRWASLREYIQDEVHGAMPDPQVLLKLLSSASQKHQNSSQSIQKKNAQFSEPPQKKRRCNASSEVDDIIIGGIDAEQGKDTSEDQDLESKQDHTTTFCEIWGLDKQDPKMKDAKVVEDVFHSKLLDVLRFYLRVMPSSFDGSYDFFRIIPPNPLDLSKDEQQSLLSLLLEYSGQSGGCWDLERVPESMYRYLQPLFYIMLDSQIKNIRDQAYILVKAAMASSGAFDQNFTEIDAWLVFLPGYEAKWCIRENQLVGAPNKLSYIVIPFLCDAISVVGNNLYKYQEHTRKLISKSGQFEGTPAFSPLIICVLQKCLRLLESGSMKLHEKSTISLYVCNTIHLIMQSQADVHLLSDLIGAVLNERFDKFSSEEMNSSIYLAEWRPLITMLHLLRRISNQHTHSLFTTLVHSSEFGGNSLCSVSRNVEEMLNQEQTSSPDDVATAFLFSIMCAPPKDIISDFPDLLDVVKTHFPCHLAFLSSVLFLQHDYLAKVASCWPDIFFSGIRLFKDDMNADHVNTVEDKWRNLSVSTESAPLSTFLIVSPFCALLPSVLSLAFSVSDEIREAHKDALLRLLQVKLSECTFSEVTLYLRVILFWSHHLLSSYTIKSSNVLEQLCNLCFALVDRVFEHIQVLAADTQSKSADLPYPVQHIQDIVDFVIHHPIIALSLSCSLSNCQNLSDGSLEHLEEALVVFSKENLHLLDRFVLKLLGKSYDLLLMVGSFEANYSRDDCPSHESLFAAPNLLLENILLLFKEKFELCMGKVNFGLLLPNFYMVRALSKFVSPVKLLDLANWMFTKLADCSSSCSPAFVPAALMCLYITDVAMEMLCRCLQKTGQRSESYLLWNLEIHVTTIQQAYHIVLHFATKWNLEFADHCLLKMLGRIHHTERYAGWSTDYIAFHMILSTLVINTPIDVLHHCIFPASKVKAKALLLLLEASPMHMNLFGKILLETFKKDNSLLQVKDSDSNASWPQEDGAILLLPAALSCLKCHSDDNGRCAEFLEPVSIFYSELLLCDKGFSSWKSFVTRSIFEEDFSDFIPTPVKDIMIYFSGTLLGKSVMMLHHYFSSKEMSRKERLDIVGSIFPESSELLDSDVNDINPTSCKRIVKVTNELFAKISLIRLLLSPPRKSLSSEVASERESKRLHKAKLNFISILVRTMDKIFMNLPSSDNILSHSAKEQKVIRFLEYVILKNIIELSSEIQNHLNQLKSIPFLSQFIRSSLLHRFNDPVAIKAIRSILVVLSQAKFSADEIIELILGHYNFMSTITCNEVSEYPSACNPSGGMLQPAPSILKLVDSSFMEENKPQLCTKEKGRVEIIRLLRVLYDIKSRQQNNSQLRESRELVFLLLSIYDATLSETDLEILHLMNEIESTECRTITEVDHLWGSAALKFREELKLDFSRSDTQNIENAEITERRRALFRENIPVDSKLCAKTALLYCYKRSSRASAFSLEQLQRENFTDSFEETSQRMDAVQIYDPIFILRFSIHTLLMGYIEPAEFARLGLLAITLVSIASPDQELRMLGYECLGAFKKSLETSQRSKETWQLQLLLTYLQNGISEQWQRIPSIITVFAAEASLTLLDSSHAQFTAISNFLMHSTSASLQSIPLFPTLLQSSSVHFKAERLWMLRLLSAGSNLADDAKIYKRGRVLELALAFCSSPVSDSESKVLVLKMLKKCVKLPVLAHHLAKESGLLLWLSSVISIEGSDGAESSCSRVTELTLEIGSKNLPLSNSR, encoded by the exons ATGGGCGACGGTATGGCCTCCTCTGCAGTGGAGCCCAAGCGGGAGCAAAATTTTCTAGTGAGGGTGGGGATGGATGCCTGGACTCAGCCGTTTGCAGTTTCCCACAAGGTGAGGTTGGTGCACATCCTCAAGAATCTCCACACCTTGGAGGTAAAAATCTACTCAGATGCATCCAAGGAGTTCATTGAGCTACTGGATGGTGAATCCGGTGAGGAGGTGCTACGGGAGTACGTGCAGCAGTCGCCGCAGCTTGGGGAGCTGGTCGAGGCGTGGCGGCTCCACCGGGAGAAGCCGGGCATGGCGTACATACTTTCACTCTTTGCGACAGTCCTGGGCCACCCTGATGGTAGGCTGAAGCGACATGGTTCTGTTAAGAAGAGTTTGGATGGTGTTGCGAGGATGATTCTGGAGGACAAGGAGAATATGGGGGATGTGTATATGGAGCTGAACAGCGGAGAGTTCCGGCGGCAGAATGCTGCGTTGGATTTGCTGGCTGCAATCGTCAGGCGTGGTGGGGGTTTGGCTTCGGAGGTTGCTGAGAGATTTGATTTTAAGATGGCTATTTTGCCACAGCTAGCAGGGACaatgaagaagaaagggagcAGGGATGGAGGGAATCGGCGGAAGGGTGCTGAATTTGGGTCCACAAGGCGGTCATTTGTTGGGTTTGCCATGTCATTTCTAGAGGTTGGGAACCCAAGGCTGCTAAGATGGATCCTTCAACAGAAGGAGGTATACTCAGGGGTGCTTCGTGGAATCGGGAATGATGATGCCGAGACTGTCATGTATGTCCTCTCAACTCTGCGAGATAATGTCCTGGTAGAGGAGTCACTCGTCCCACCAGGGCTCAGGAGTGTCCTCTTTGGAAGTGCCACATTGGAGCAGCTGAGCTTGATTTCAGGGAATCTGGATGCAGGGGAAGCGGCTGACATTGCTCATGAGGTATTGGTCATGGTGTGCACTGATCCAAAAAATGGATTAATGCCAGGAGCAAACTTGAGAGGTAATGAGAAACGCTTGCTGGATCTCATGAAAAAGTTGAAAGCTGCTGAGGTTGCTCACCACAAAAGTTTGTTGCTGGCCATTGTGAGTAAGAGGGTTTCTCTTTGTTCGGCATACATGAATGAATTCCCTTACAATATTGAACCACGGTCATCTCCTTCTTG GTTTGCAGCCATCTCCCTTGCAGCTGATGTTATAGCTTCAGCAAAATGTGATAGCATCGTTCATACTCTTTCATCCAATTCACATGGTCTGGTGTCtgtagatgatgaagaagttcAAGTAGTCTTGAAGTGCATCGTGCCCAATGTGTGCTCCCGGGCAGTGATAAATAGGGGATTGCTGCATTCTGATGATCTTGTGAAGCATGGTTCACTGAGGCTTGTTTTTGAGTCAGTTAACCTGTTATGCTATATTATTGAAGCAATCAATGTAATGGTATCAAGAGGGAGAGCAAACTTAGAATTCATTGGCTCAACGAAAGTAACCATCAAAATAGATGATTTCCCAGTATTAAGCTGTTCTGATGCTGCAGATGCATCCTTAGTTGATGAGGTTCACCAGGGAGATGAAACGCAGATCAAGAGGTGGGCATCTCTAAGAGAATACATCCAAGATGAAGTTCATGGAGCTATGCCTGATCCTCAAGTCCTTCTCAAGTTACTCTCTTCTGCCAGTCAGAAGCATCAAAATTCCTCTCAGAGtatacaaaagaaaaatgctcaATTTTCTGAGCCTCCTCAAAAGAAACGAAGATGCAATGCTTCCAGTGAGGTTGATGATATTATTATTGGTGGGATTGATGCTGAGCAGGGTAAGGACACATCTGAAGACCAAGACCTGGAGTCCAAACAAGATCACACAACCACCTTTTGTGAGATATGGGGCTTAGATAAACAAGATCCAAAGATGAAAGATGCAAAAGTTGTAGAAGATGTCTTCCACTCAAAGTTGCTGGATGTTCTCAGGTTTTATTTG aGGGTGATGCCCAGCTCTTTTGATGGATCATATGACTTCTTTAGGATTATACCACCTAACCCGTTGGATCTATCCAAGGATGAGCAACAGTCCCTGTTATCTCTTTTACTCGAGTATTCAGGCCAATCTGGAGGATGTTGGGACCTAGAAAGAGTTCCGGAATCAATGTACAGGTATCTACAACCTTTGTTTTACATCATGTTGGATTCACAGATTAAGAACATCCGTGATCAAGCATACATTTTAGTTAAAGCTGCTATGGCAAGTTCTGGTGCGTTTGATCAGAACTTCACGGAGATTGATGCATGGTTGGTTTTCTTGCCTGGTTATGAGGCCAAATGGTGTATAAGAGAGAACCAATTAGTTGGAGCACCTAATAAATTGTCATACATTGTGATTCCTTTCCTCTGTGATGCTATTTCAGTAGTTGGTAACAACTTGTACAAATACCAAGAGCACACACGCAAACTTATCTCTAaatcaggccagtttgaag GCACTCCAGCTTTCAGCCCTCTTATTATTTGTGTTCTTCAGAAATGCCTTAGGCTACTTGAGTCTGGAAGTATGAAATTACATGAGAAGTCCACAATTTCATTGTATGTGTGCAACACGATCCACCTTATTATGCAGTCTCAG GCAGACGTGCATTTATTATCTGATCTTATAGGTGCTGTTCTAAATGAGAGATTTGATAAATTTTCATCTGAAGAAATGAACTCTTCGATTTATCTTGCTGAATGGAGGCCATTAATAACTATGCTGCATTTGTTGAGGAGAATTTCTAACCAACACACTCATAGTCTGTTCACCACTCTGGTACATTCTTCTGAGTTTGGTGGTAACTCGCTGTGCTCTGTATCTAGAAATGTTGAAGAAATGTTGAATCAAGAACAAACTAGTTCGCCGGATGATGTGGCTACTGCATTCTTATTTTCAATCATGTGTGCACCTCCAAAAGATATTATCAGTGACTTTCCAGATCTTCTTGATGTTGTGAAAACACATTTTCCATGTCATCTTGCTTTCTTGTCGTCGGTTCTTTTTCTGCAACATGATTATCTAGCTAAAGTTGCTAGTTGTTGGCCAGATATATTCTTCAGCGGCATCAGACTGTTTAAGGATGATATGAATGCTGACCATGTAAACACTGTTGAGGACAAATGGAGAAACCTCTCTGTTTCTACGGAATCAGCTCCGCTGAGTACATTTTTAATTGTCAGTCCCTTCTGTGCACTGTTACCTTCAGTATTGAGCCTTGCATTTTCTGTGTCAGATGAAATCAGGGAAGCACATAAGGATGCACTTCTAAGACTTCTTCAAGTTAAGCTGTCTGAATGTACATTCAGTGAGGTTACCTTGTATCTGAGAGTCATCTTGTTCTGGAGTCATCACCTGCTATCGTCATATACTATTAAGTCTTCAAATGTTCTTGAACAGCTATGCAATTTGTGCTTTGCTCTTGTTGATAGAGTATTTGAGCATATTCAAGTTTTGGCTGCTGACACACAGTCAAAATCTGCAGACCTGCCCTATCCAGTTCAACATATTCAAGACATTGTTGATTTTGTTATTCACCATCCTATTATTGCCTTGTCTTTGTCATGCTCTTTATCCAATTGCCAGAATTTATCAGATGGGAGTTTGGAACATCTGGAAGAGGCTTTGGTTGTTTTTTCAAAGGAAAATCTGCACCTTTTAGATCGTTTTGTTCTAAAGCTTTTGGGTAAATCGTATGACCTTTTACTAATGGTTGGTAGCTTTGAAGCTAACTACTCTAGAGATGATTGCCCATCCCACGAGTCACTGTTTGCTGCTCCAAATCTTCTGCTGGAGAACATACTGTTGTTGTTCAAGGAGAAGTTTGAGCTCTGCATGGGCAAAGTAAACTTTGGACTGCTTTTGCCAAATTTCTACATGGTTCGTGCACTGTCAAAATTCGTTTCTCCTGTCAAACTCCTGGACCTTGCAAATTGGATGTTCACAAAATTGGCGGATTGCAGCTCCAGTTGTTCACCTGCTTTTGTTCCTGCTGCTTTGATGTGTCTATATATTACTGATGTCGCCATGGAAATGCTGTGCCGTTGTCTACAAAAAACTGGTCAGAGATCAGAATCCTATCTATTATGGAACTTGGAGATTCATGTCACCACCATTCAGCAAGCTTATCACATTGTTCTTCATTTTGCTACTAAATGGAATCTTGAATTTGCTGATCATTGCTTGCTGAAGATGCTGGGTCGTATCCATCACACAGAAAGATATGCAGGATGGAGCACCGACTATATTGCGTTCCATATGATACTATCTACATTGGTCATCAATACTCCCATTGATGTTCTTCATCACTGTATCTTTCCCGCATCTAAGGTTAAAGCAAAAGCCTTACTGTTGCTTTTGGAAGCAAGTCCTATGCATATGAACCTTTTTGGCAAGATATTATTGGAAACTTTTAAAAAAGACAATTCTCTTCTGCAAGTCAAGGATTCTGATTCTAATGCTTCATGGCCTCAAGAAGATGGTGCTATACTTCTATTGCCTGCTGCTTTATCATGCTTGAAGTGTCACAGTGATGACAATGGGCGGTGTGCCGAATTCCTTGAGCCAGTTTCAATCTTTTATTCTGAACTCCTATTATGTGATAAAGGGTTTTCAAGCTGGAAAAGCTTTGTTACCAGGAGCATTTTTGAGGAAGATTTTAGTGACTTTATACCCACACCAGTTAAAGATATAATGATTTATTTCAGTGGCACTCTCTTGGGGAAATCAGTTATGATGTTGCACCACTACTTTTCTTCAAAAGAAATGTCGAGGAAGGAACGCTTGGACATAGTTGGTTCAATTTTTCCAGAGTCATCTGAGCTATTAGATTCTGATGTTAACGATATTAATCCGACTTCATGCAAGCGTATTGTGAAGGTTACTAATGAACTGTTTGCGAAGATATCACTAATTAGGTTGTTGTTATCTCCTCCTAGAAAATCATTGTCCAGTGAAGTAGCTTCGGAGAGGGAGTCCAAGAGATTGCACAAAGCAAAGCTCAATTTCATTAGCATATTGGTCAGAACTATGGATAAAATATTCATGAATCTCCCTTCAAGTGACAATATCTTATCACACTCTGCTAAGGAACAAAAGGTCATCCGTTTTCTGGAATATGTAATTCTCAAGAATATCATCGAACTATCTTCAGAGATTCAAAATCATCTAAACCAGTTGAAGTCAATACCATTCCTTAGTCAATTCATCAGATCATCCCTACTGCATAGATTCAATGATCCTGTCGCAATAAAAGCAATTCGATCTATTCTTGTTGTGCTCTCACAAGCAAAGTTCTCTGCTGATGAAATTATTGAACTTATACTGGGTCACTACAATTTTATGTCAACAATAACATGCAATGAAGTTTCTGAATATCCATCTGCTTGTAACCCTTCAGGGGGGATGCTACAGCCAGCTCCAAGTATTTTGAAATTAGTTGATTCTTCTTTCATGGAAGAAAACAAACCACAACTTTGTACCAAAGAAAAGGGAAGAGTTGAAATCATCAGATTACTAAGGGTACTGTATGATATTAAGAGCCGGCAACAGAACAATAGCCAATTGAGGGAATCAAGAGAATTGGTTTTCTTGCTTTTGTCTATTTATGATGCAACTCTTAGTGAAACAGATTTGGAGATACTTCATCTTATGAATGAGATAGAATCAACTGAGTGCAGAACCATTACTGAAGTGGACCACCTGTGGGGATCTGCAGCTCTGAAATTCAGAGAAGAACTGAAACTTGATTTTTCAAGATCAGATACACAGAACATAGAGAATGCAGAAATTACTGAAAGAAGAAGGGCACTCTTTCGGGAGAACATACCCGTTGATTCCAAGCTCTGTGCAAAGACAGCTTTGCTATATTGCTATAAAAGGTCTTCAAGGGCTTCTGCTTTCTCCCTGGAACAGCTTCAACGGGAGAACTTTACTGATAGCTTCGAG GAAACGTCTCAAAGAATGGATGCAGTTCAGATTTATGATCCCATTTTTATCTTGCGGTTCTCAATTCATACCCTTCTCATGGGTTACATTGAGCCTGCCGAATTTGCTCGATTAGGGCTGCTTGCAATAACACTTGTTAGTATAGCATCTCCTGATCAAGAATTGAGGATGTTGGGCTATGAATGCCTAGGAGCATTTAAAAAATCCCTTGAG ACTTCTCAGAGAAGCAAGGAAACGTGGCAGCTTCAGCTCCTTTTGACATATCTTCAAAATGGGATATCCGAACAGTGGCAGAGGATACCTTCCATTATTACTGTTTTTGCCGCAGAAGCATCTTTGACGCTACTGGATAGCTCACATGCTCAATTCACTGCCATTAGCAATTTTTTAATGCATTCCACCTCTGCCAGTCTGCAG agcaTTCCGTTATTTCCAACCTTGTTGCAGAGTAGTTCAGTTCATTTTAAAGCTGAACGTTTGTGGATGCTTCGGTTACTATCTGCTGGATCAAACCTAGCTGATGATGCCAAAATATACAAGAGAGGAAGAGTCTTAGAGCTTGCTCTTGCGTTCTGTTCTTCACCTGTTTCAGATTCTGAATCGAAGGTTTTAGTCCTTAAG ATGTTGAAGAAGTGTGTCAAGCTGCCAGTTCTAGCTCATCATCTAGCGAAGGAGTCTGGCCTTCTGTTGTGGTTATCCTCTGTTATTTCAATTGAAGGATCCGATGGTGCTGAAAGCTCCTGTTCTAGAGTAACTGAGTTAACGTTGGAG ATTGGCTCCAAGAATCTGCCCTTGAGCAACTCTCGGTGA